The Candidatus Nitrosopumilus sp. SW genomic sequence GTTCACCACCAGTAATTTGCATAGAATTTCCTGGAATTGGTCTTTCTGCTCTTAGAGTTTTCATCATACCTCTGATTTGAGTATGATCTGGTTCGTACATGTAAGCACCTTCTAGACCTTTCTTTACATAAAAGAAACAATACCAACATGTCAAATCACATCTGTTAGTTACGATCATGTTTGCTAGTCCACTGTGAGACAAGTGATTTGAACACAATCCACAGTTATTTGGACAAGAACATTTGTCAATCATTACGTTTGGAGCATGAGCACCTTTGCCATCCATCCAGTATGTACTAAATTTTTTGTATAATTCGTAAGAGCCAAAGTATAATTCCTCACATTCGCCGTGAGTTGGACAAACTTTAGACATGAAAACTTTGTTATCTCTCTCAAAGACCTCTGCATCCAAAATCATGTTACAGTCAGGGCATATACTTTGAGTGAATCGAATTGTAGATTTTTTACCTAAATTCTTGGTAGTTTGATTAGATATTTGAATCAGAGCCATGTCTACTATGGGCATTTTTCTGAAATGGTATATAATGCATTTCATACTTGGCCTCGGGTGGAATTTAGGAAGCAGGCATACGTGATTTAAATATCAAAACTGATCGATTAGATCGGATGAGCATATCAGATAAGACTAGAAAAGCATTAGAAAAAATAGGTCTGACAAGTTATGAGATTAGAACATTTTCTGCATTACTAAAATCAGGAGAATTAACAGCATCAGAGCTCAGTCAAAAATCAGGAGTGCCATATTCAAAAATTTATGAAGTTCTAGGAACTCTAGAAGAAAAAGGTTGGATTGGAACAGACGATTCAAGACCAACTAAATATTTTGCAAAATCACCATCAACAGGATTAGAAACTACAAAGCAAAAAATGGAAAATGATTTTTCAGAGAATCAAAGTGTTATTCTAAATGAACTAGTTCCATTGTATGAGAAAAGCGGAACCAGTGAGAAACCAGATATTTGGGTATTATCAGGTGCAATAAACATTGCAGCAAAAATTCTAGAGATGGTTGAAACGTGTAGAAACGAGGTGATGATTGCATTACCTGAAGCTGGTGAAGAACTGGTAAAGCAAGCATTACCAAAATTAAGATCACTACATGACAAGGGAGTAGAAATCACAATTCTTACATCAGATAAGATGGACAAAGAATACATCAAAGCAATAAAACGAGTTGCAACAGTAAAAATCAAGAAAGGTTTGTTTGGCGGAGGAATAATTTCAGATAAAAAATATGTTGTAATATTATTGGGTCCAGCAGTTGCTGCTGAAAATTCTTCAGATGTGGTTGCAATTTGGGCAGATCATGCAGGATTAGCAGGATTTGCACGTCAATATTTCGAATATTTATTAAAAGATTCAAAGAAGGTATGAATATGGATACATTAAATGATGAAGAGACTCTATTTGTAGGAACAGCAGAAGCTGAACACGTAGAGATGTATCTCAAAGCAATTTGGCACATCAAAGAAAGAGGTGAAGATGTCAAAATTAGCACCATTGCAAAAATGCTCAATGTCAGACAACCAAGTGTAGTCCAAATGCTAAAAAAACTAAACAGTAAGAATTTGGTAACTTACAATAAAGCAGGAGTCAAACTTACAAATGAAGGTCAAGCAATTGGTTCTAGCATGATGAGAAACAGCAGATTATTAGAAGTTCTAATGGATAGTGCACTAAAAGTGGATATTGATGAGGAAATGGTATGCGGTATTGAACACCATATGAATAAACAATTCACAGATGCATTATGTACAATGTTAAAGCATCCAAGAAAATGCCCTCATGATCATGATATTCCAGTTGGAGAATGTTGTAAATCAGCTTCTTCACAGTAACATCCCAAAAGATATATCATCTTAGGAATTAGATTAAACATGGCATGTTTTTGTGGATGTGAAACATATGAAAAAAATGATAATGGATTCAAAATTGCATGTGTAAAGTGTGGACATGGACCTCAAAATCATGATGAGGAATTTAGAGCCGCAGCAAGAAAGAATGAATCACAAAGTCAGAAACGTGATGCAGATTTCGGATAGAAAATTATTCACCGATTATTTTTACTAAAACTCTTTTTGGTCGTTTTCCATCAAATTCTCCATAGAAAATTTGCTCCCACGGACCAAAATCTAGTTCACCATTTGTAATTGCAACAACTACCTCTCTTCCCATGACTTGTCTTTTTAGATGAGCATCTGCATTATCTTCTCCAGTATCATTGTGTCTGTATTGATCAACTGGAGTATGCGGTGCTAGTTCTTCAAGCCATTTTTCATAGTCATGAAGTAATCCACCTTCATTGTCATTGATAAAAACACTAGCAGTAATATGCATCGCATTGACAAGGCACAAACCTTCTTTGACCTTGCTTTTGTTTACTAGTTCTCTAATTTCAGGGGTAATATTGAGAAATCCTCTACGAGATTGTACATTAAAGGTAAGATATTCAGTTAGTGAGTTCATAATTTACCTAAGTGAAGCACCAATTAAAATCATAGGCAGGCTCAGAACTCAAGATCCTCATCATCATTTCAAAGGGATAGGTTCATCACCACCTGCAAGTCATATTTGAGGCAGATTCCTATTGAGTCTTTCAAGAAGCTTGATAAATGGCCAATAGATCATTCATTCAAAATGGTTGCAATTGACACTCCAGCATCAGTAGAAAGTTTTAGAAGATTTATCATCTCTAGCACATGCAAATCTTATGCTCCAAGAAGTTATTTGGATGATTCAGAAGTATTTGCTGAAAGAGAAGACAGTTTAGGTGCAATTTATGTCGAAGCAGCTGATAAAGTAACATTGAAAAAAATTAGAGATATCACATTTGTTAATGCAAGAGATATTCTAGGAATTATTTATAATTCAAAAAGTGGTAATACATCTCTCAAATGGCGTCAATTAAAAAGAAACCATGGTAAAGTAACCGGAGAAGCATCTGCAAACTCTTTAACAAATTTAGCAGAATCAGGAGTTCTTACTTTGGATTGGGTTGAAAGTTATCTAAAGAAAAAATCTGAAGAAAAAACTAACGAAGTAGCAAACTAAACTGTTTTCTCTTTAGACTGGAATAACAATATGATTACAAAGAATATTGATGAGAATTTAATTTCTGTCATCCCAGAAGATTCAGATGATCTTTTGAATTTACGTAGAATAATTAAACAAAATGATAAAGTGATTGGAGATACAACGAGAGTACTAAAACAGGATAAAGACTATTCAAGACCAGATAAAGGAGAACGAGTTAAAGTCAGAATTGCATTAACTGTAGAAAAAATTTCACTTGATGATGTGTTAGATAGATTAAGAATCGGAGGAATAATTACTGAATCAAGTAATGAATCAGTACCACATGGTTCTCATCATTCATTTATCTTAAAAATTAATGATGGAATTACAATCTCAAAGAAAAAATGGTTACCATTTGAAAAAAATCTTTTAGAATCAAGTAACAACCAAGTTGGATTTGTGTTAGTAGCAATAGACACAGGAGATAGTGGAATCGCAAGATTACGAGGAACACATTTAGAATTTATGCCAAATATCTATTCAGGCTCTGGTGGAAAGAGATACAAAACTAATTTTAACATTGAAAAATTCTTTGAACAAGTACAACAAGCAGTTTCAACTATTCTCAAAGAAGGAGACACAATAGTAATTTTTGGTCCAGGAGAAACAAAAAAGCGATTTGCTAATTTTATTCAAAAATCTCAAAATTTACAAAAATTCAAAATTCAAGTGGTTGAAGGAATAGATTCTGGAGGCGAAGATGGAATTTACACGTTTACAAAATCAAATACAATGAAAGAGATAATGTCAGACAGTAAATTGGCAAAAGTATCATCAATTATTGACGAAGTAATGCTTCTTGCAAACAAAAAAAGCAAGAAATTCACAATGGGTTTTGATGAGACATTTAATGCAAATCAAATGGGTGCAGTTGAATCTCTCATTTTTTCAGATAAAGCAATTCAAGATGACGAACAAAAAATGATAGATTTTCTAAATGATGTTGAGAGTAAAGGAGTGAAGATGTATGGTGTTGACTCTTCTACAGACATAGGTTTGAGAGTAACAGGTTTGGGCGGAATTGTTTCCTTGTTACGATATTCAATAGAATCCTAAGTTGTAGAGTCTATTAACCAATCAAGATAGGGTTTGTTAATTGAAGTCACATCTATTTCAGCAATTTCTGGAACATCATATGGATGAGTTTCCTTAATTTTTTCTTTAAGTAATTTCTTATTTTTTGATGTTGTTTTAAAGATGGCAATGTATTCAGAGGTATTTTCTATTTTTTTATTCCAAGAATAGATTGAAGATATTTTAGAAATATTTACACATGCAACTGTCTTATTTTTTACAAACATTTTTGCAATTTTTGTAATTGATTTTTTATCAGGATAAGTTGAGATGATTACTGTTGGTTTCATAGTAACCGATAAATGTCCGTACCTTAAAAAAATTACAATTAATTTGGAACTTGATTTTATTACTCAAAATTCGATTATCTATGTATTAATGGCATGGGTAATTATCGTCATTGTTGCCAAGGGATTAAAGTTAGAAAAACATGGTTTTGAAATAAAGGCATATAGTCTAACTTACAAAAATAAACAAGTCAATTCAGTATTGTTAAAACTTCTTAGTCGGACAAGAAGAGGAATTAGAGTTTTTGCAGATGTAAGTGTAATTTCAGGTTTCATTATGATGGGTTTTGCATTTTGGTTTTTGCTAAATAATGTTGCAAATTTTTTTGTTGCACAAACAGAATTTTCAGAATTAACTGTTCTTATTCCAGGAGTTACATTAACTTCAGCAGCATCAATTACATACTTTTTACTATCAATTCCAGTTGTACTAGTAATACATGAAGGAGCACATGGTATTGTTGCAGCATTAGAAAAAATTAAGATCAAAACAGGAGGCTTTGCAATATTTATTGCAATGTTTGCAGGTTTTGTTGAACCTGATGAAGAAGAATTTAACAAAGCAAAAAAGATTTCAAAACTTAGAGTTATTGGAGCAGGGGCAACATCAAATGTAA encodes the following:
- a CDS encoding TrmB family transcriptional regulator, with protein sequence MSISDKTRKALEKIGLTSYEIRTFSALLKSGELTASELSQKSGVPYSKIYEVLGTLEEKGWIGTDDSRPTKYFAKSPSTGLETTKQKMENDFSENQSVILNELVPLYEKSGTSEKPDIWVLSGAINIAAKILEMVETCRNEVMIALPEAGEELVKQALPKLRSLHDKGVEITILTSDKMDKEYIKAIKRVATVKIKKGLFGGGIISDKKYVVILLGPAVAAENSSDVVAIWADHAGLAGFARQYFEYLLKDSKKV
- a CDS encoding metal-dependent transcriptional regulator; its protein translation is MDTLNDEETLFVGTAEAEHVEMYLKAIWHIKERGEDVKISTIAKMLNVRQPSVVQMLKKLNSKNLVTYNKAGVKLTNEGQAIGSSMMRNSRLLEVLMDSALKVDIDEEMVCGIEHHMNKQFTDALCTMLKHPRKCPHDHDIPVGECCKSASSQ
- a CDS encoding secondary thiamine-phosphate synthase enzyme YjbQ codes for the protein MNSLTEYLTFNVQSRRGFLNITPEIRELVNKSKVKEGLCLVNAMHITASVFINDNEGGLLHDYEKWLEELAPHTPVDQYRHNDTGEDNADAHLKRQVMGREVVVAITNGELDFGPWEQIFYGEFDGKRPKRVLVKIIGE
- a CDS encoding mRNA surveillance protein pelota codes for the protein MITKNIDENLISVIPEDSDDLLNLRRIIKQNDKVIGDTTRVLKQDKDYSRPDKGERVKVRIALTVEKISLDDVLDRLRIGGIITESSNESVPHGSHHSFILKINDGITISKKKWLPFEKNLLESSNNQVGFVLVAIDTGDSGIARLRGTHLEFMPNIYSGSGGKRYKTNFNIEKFFEQVQQAVSTILKEGDTIVIFGPGETKKRFANFIQKSQNLQKFKIQVVEGIDSGGEDGIYTFTKSNTMKEIMSDSKLAKVSSIIDEVMLLANKKSKKFTMGFDETFNANQMGAVESLIFSDKAIQDDEQKMIDFLNDVESKGVKMYGVDSSTDIGLRVTGLGGIVSLLRYSIES
- the cutA gene encoding divalent cation tolerance protein CutA; this translates as MKPTVIISTYPDKKSITKIAKMFVKNKTVACVNISKISSIYSWNKKIENTSEYIAIFKTTSKNKKLLKEKIKETHPYDVPEIAEIDVTSINKPYLDWLIDSTT